CCCTACTCGCGCGCCTTCAAGCTGGTCCATCGCGAGTTCCGCGCCGAGCCCACCGTGATCAGCCTGGGCGACTTCTCCATCGGCGGACCGGAGTTCGTGGTGATGGCCGGTCCCTGCGCGGTGGAGTCGGAAGCGCAGGTGCTGGAGACCGCGCGCGAGGTCGAGTCGGCCGGCGCGCGCGTGCTGCGCGGCGGCGCCTTCAAGCCGCGGACCTCGCCGTACAGCTTCAAGGGGCTGGGGGAGGAGGGCCTGCGCATCCTGCGCACCGCCGGCGAGCGCACGGGCCTGAAGGTCATCACCGAGGTCATGGCGCCGGAGCAGGTGCCGCTGGTGTGCCGCTACGCCGACATCCTGCAGATCGGCACGCGCAACATGCAGAACTACGCGCTGCTCGAAGCGGTGGGCAGGGTGCGGCAGCCGGTGATGCTCAAGCGCGGTATGATGTCCACCATCGAGGAGCTGCTGCTCGCGGCCGAGTACATCCTGGCCAACGGCAACAGCCAGGTCATCCTCTGCGAGCGCGGCATCCGCACCTTCGAGCGCGCCACGCGCAACACCTGCGACATCTCGGCCATCCCGGTCATCAAGGCCCAGAGCCACCTGCCGGTCGTCGTCGATCCCAGCCACGCGGCGGGCGTGCGCGCCTACGTGCCCGCCCTGTCGCGCGCCGCCCTGGCCGCCGGCGCCGACGGGATCATCGTCGAGGTGCACCCGCGCCCCGAGGAGGCCCTCTCCGACGGCGCCCAGAGTCTCACCCCCGACGGCTTCCGCGCGCTCATGGACGAATTGCGCGCCATCGCCGGCGCCGTGGGCCGCACCGTCGCCGCCTGTCGGGCGTGATGCGTATCGGCGTCATCATCCGCATCGGGCGCGGGCGCGACGACCGCGCGGGGAGGCACGCATGACAGACCTGGGCCTGACGCACATCGCCTTGCCGGTCACCGACCTGGACCGCAGCATCGACTTCTACGCCGTGTACGCCGGCATGGAGGTCGTGCACCGTCGCGCCGGCAGCCAGGGCGAGGTGGCCTGGATCAGCGACCGAACGCGCCCCTTCGTGGTCGTGCTCATCGAGCGGGCGTCGGTCGACGCCCCGCTGCTGGCGCCCGGCCACCTGGGCGTGGCCCTGTCCAGCCGGGCCGAGGTGGACCTGCGCTGCGACATCGCCCGCGAGGAGGGCGTGCTGGTCAAGGAGCCCGAGCAGGCCGGCCCGCCGGTCGGCTACCGGGCGGTGCTGCGCGATCCCGACGGCCACACGGTCGAGCTCACCTACGGGCAGCAGGTCGGCCTGACGGTGGCGGGGGAAGAGGAAGCATGAGGTTCCACCATATCGCCCTGCTGCTGGTGCTGCTCCTGGTCGCCGCCCAGCTGGGCTGGTACGCGCCGCGGCTGCCCGACCGGATCGCCGCCAGTTTCGGCGCCGACGGTGCCCCCAGCGGCTACGACACCAAGACCGAATTCCTGGCCTGGTACGCCCTGAGCCTCGCGCTGATCGCTGGTGTCTTCCTGGCGTTGCCGGGTCTGTTGTGCCGCCTCCCGCCCCGCTACGTGAACCTGCCCCACGCGGACCACTGGCTGGCGCCGGAGCGGCGGGGGCGCACGCTGGCCGAGCTCGGCGAGGCGCTGGGCTGGTTCGGCGTCTGCACGCTGCTGTTCGTGGCCTGGGCCTTCCATCTTTCCATCCTGGCGAATCTGCGCGAGCCGGTGAGGTTGGCGGCGGGGCCTTTCTGGGCGGGGCTGGCCCTCTACCTGTCCTATTTGGTCTGGTGGATGGTGCGTTTGATGAAGCGGTTCGGGCGGAGAGGGCGGTACTGACCCGCCCGCGGTCTCGAAAACGAGAAGTCCACTCCTCCAAGTGGAGGTGCTGGTTTCACAATCCATCAGGCAGACAGCCTGTACCCGCAGGTTCCACGCCGGCCCTCGACAGAACGGCGCAGACAGGCCGACCCGCTGTTGCCCGCCCGCCCCAACCGCGGTAAGCTGTGCAGCGATCCGCCGCCGAGTACGACACGAGCCGGGAGACGACATGCAACTGGGTGACTGGACCTTCCGCGTCTTCACCGACGGGAACTTCCGCCTGGACGGCGGCGCCATGTTCGGCGTCGTGCCGCGCGTCATGTGGGAGCGGCATCACGTGCCGGACGCCCAGAACCGCATCGCCATGACCCTGCGCTGTCTGCTGGCCGAGCACGGCGACCGCCGCGTGCTCGTCGATACGGGCATCGGCGACCGCTGGGAGACGAAGCACAGGGACATCTTCGCCATCGAGCGGGGACAGGGGCACCTGGTCGGCGAGCTGGCCGCTGCCGGCGTCTCGGCGGACGCGATCACCGATGTGGTGCTGACCCATCTGCATTTCGACCACTGCGGCGGCACCATCCGCGAGGTGGGCGGCAAGCTCGAGCCCATGTTCCAGAACGCCCGGCACTGGGTGCAGGAGAGGAACTGGCGCTGGGCGCACACGCCCACAGACCGCGACAAGGCGAGCTTCCGTCCCGACGACTTCCATCCCCTGGAGCAGGCCGGCCTGCTGGAACTGGTGGACGGCGCGCGGGAGATACTGCCCGGCGTGCGCGTCACTCCCGTGAGCGGGCATACCACCGGACAGCAGCTCGTGGAGTTCGATACCGGACAGGGCGCTGTCGTCTTCTGCGCCGACCTGATCCCGCTGGCCAGCCAGGTGCGCGTGCCCTGGATCATGGGCTACGACCTCAACCCGCTGCTGACCCTGGAGGAGAAGCGCCGCTTCCTCAGCCGCGCCGTCGAGTATGACTACCTGCTGGTCCTCGAGCACGACGCGGAGCGCGAATGCTGCCGCGTGGTCTTCGAGGAGGGCGACTTCAAGGCCGTCGGGCCGTTCACCCTGGCGGAACAGGCCGTGGCCGGGCACGCGGAGCGTGAATGACGTGGCCGGCGA
Above is a window of bacterium DNA encoding:
- the aroF gene encoding 3-deoxy-7-phosphoheptulonate synthase — its product is MIIVMKENATVAQIGKVIRGVEDMGLFARPSRGENRTVIGVVGAADESQLAPLGLMDGVEQISPYSRAFKLVHREFRAEPTVISLGDFSIGGPEFVVMAGPCAVESEAQVLETAREVESAGARVLRGGAFKPRTSPYSFKGLGEEGLRILRTAGERTGLKVITEVMAPEQVPLVCRYADILQIGTRNMQNYALLEAVGRVRQPVMLKRGMMSTIEELLLAAEYILANGNSQVILCERGIRTFERATRNTCDISAIPVIKAQSHLPVVVDPSHAAGVRAYVPALSRAALAAGADGIIVEVHPRPEEALSDGAQSLTPDGFRALMDELRAIAGAVGRTVAACRA
- a CDS encoding DUF1648 domain-containing protein produces the protein MRFHHIALLLVLLLVAAQLGWYAPRLPDRIAASFGADGAPSGYDTKTEFLAWYALSLALIAGVFLALPGLLCRLPPRYVNLPHADHWLAPERRGRTLAELGEALGWFGVCTLLFVAWAFHLSILANLREPVRLAAGPFWAGLALYLSYLVWWMVRLMKRFGRRGRY
- a CDS encoding VOC family protein — translated: MTDLGLTHIALPVTDLDRSIDFYAVYAGMEVVHRRAGSQGEVAWISDRTRPFVVVLIERASVDAPLLAPGHLGVALSSRAEVDLRCDIAREEGVLVKEPEQAGPPVGYRAVLRDPDGHTVELTYGQQVGLTVAGEEEA